One genomic region from Euleptes europaea isolate rEulEur1 chromosome 6, rEulEur1.hap1, whole genome shotgun sequence encodes:
- the CHPF gene encoding chondroitin sulfate synthase 2, which yields MRFSLVVSLLRPVGPVVVGVSLGFTLSLLSVTWVEEPCGPSRVSLRDGGLAPRRQQQQQGGQGNAARKPNSVPGGLGVEPEQNWEPRVLPYKPPNPGKAAKKAIRTRYISTELGMRQRLFVGVLTSKNTLHSLAVAVNRTLGHRLERLVYFTGTRGRKVPHGMMVVTHGDERPIWNMYQTVKYVLDHYVADFDWVFLVQDDTYTEAHRINRLASHLSIDTLLYMGRPEEFIGGDTQGRYCYGGFGYLLSRALLLRLQPHLESCRNDILSARPDEWLGRCIIDYTGVDCVAEHEGLRYHYFELGKNTDPEKESDPQFDVAFTVHPVLDPVQIYRLHRHFANVELERTYQEIQQLQLEIQNTSSLSADGALSATWPVGIAPLFQPKTRFEVLRWDYFTEEAAFACVDGAPKCELQGADAADVADVVAAAVEELNHRYQPVLHVRKQQLLNGYRRFDPTRGMEYTLDLQLEMVTQKGYSHSLAKRVHLLRPLSEVEIIPMPYVTEASRVNVILPLTAPERDYAARFLEVYAAAAFENAENAVLTFLFIYDPFEAQQVSQNDVFGAVKARIAEYERRYTQVKIPWISVKTDAPSQIKVMDIISKKHPVDTLFFVAGVSTEVTTEFLNRCRMNTINSWQVFFPIHFQGYNPTIAFHNQPSPLSSLDLVRDAGHFDRDAFNEACFYNADYMAARTRMASDVQDNEDILETVDIYDLFVKYSNLHVFRAVEPALLQQYRPHSCNPRLSEEQYHRCVQSSLEGLGSRAQLAMVLFEQEQGNST from the exons ATGCGGTTCTCGTTGGTGGTGTCGCTTCTGCGGCCCGTGGGGCCCGTGGTGGTTGGGGTGTCGCTGGGCTTCACGCTCAGCCTGCTCAGCGTGACCTGGGTGGAGGAGCCGTGCGGGCCCAGCCGGGTCAGCCTGCGAGATGGGGGCCTGGCgccgcggcggcagcagcagcagcaaggcgGCCAGGGCAATGCTGCCCGCAAGCCCAATTCTGTGCCTGGGGGATTGGGCGTGGAGCCTGAACAGAATTGGGAGCCCCGTGTCCTGCCCTACAAGCCTCCAAACCCAGGCAAGGCTGCCAAGAAAGCCATCAG GACTCGCTATatcagcacagaacttggcatgCGCCAGCGCCTCTTTGTTGGTGTGTTGACCTCAAAGAATACATTGCACTCTCTGGCTGTGGCAGTGAATCGCACATTGGGCCACCGGTTGGAGCGTCTAGTCTATTTCACAGGCACCCGGGGGCGCAAAGTACCACATGGCATGATGGTAGTGACACATGGTGACGAGAGGCCCATCTGGAACATGTACCAAACAGTCAAGTACGTGCTGGACCATTATGTGGCTGACTTCGACTGGGTTTTCCTGGTGCAGGATGACACCTACACGGAGGCACATCGTATCAACCGCTTGGCCTCTCATCTCAGCATTGATACTCTTCTCTACATGGGTCGGCCCGAGGAGTTCATTGGTGGGGACACTCAAGGACGATACTGCTATGGGGGCTTTGGCTACCTGCTCTCCCGGGCCCTTCTGCTGCGcttgcagcctcatttggaaagCTGCCGAAATGACATCCTGAGTGCCCGGCCTGATGAGTGGTTGGGGCGCTGCATCATTGACTACACAGGAGTTGACTGTGTGGCGGAGCATGAG GGCCTTCGTTACCACTATTTTGAGCTTGGAAAGAACACAGATCCTGAGAAGGAGAGTGACCCACAGTTCGATGTTGCATTCACAGTACACCCAGTGTTGGACCCTGTGCAGATATACCGGCTACACAGACATTTTGCCAATGTGGAACTGGAACGCACTTACCAGGAAATACAGCAGCTTCAG CTGGAGATTCAAAATACCAGCAGTCTCTCTGCAGACGGTGCATTGAGTGCCACATGGCCCGTTGGCATTGCACCCCTTTTCCAACCAAAGACTCGTTTTGAGGTGCTGCGCTGGGATTACTTTACTGAAGAGGCAGCCTTTGCCTGTGTGGATGGTGCTCCAAAGTGTGAGCTCCAAGGAGCAGATGCAGCTGACGTGGCAGATGTGGTTGCTGCAGCTGTAGAAGAGCTGAACCACCGATACCAGCCAGTGCTACACGTGCGCAAGCAACAGTTGCTGAATGGGTACCGCCGCTTTGACCCTACACGAGGCATGGAGTACACTCTGGACCTACAGCTGGAGATGGTGACTCAAAAAGGGTACAGCCATTCACTGGCCAAGAGGGTGCATCTTCTGCGCCCACTCAGTGAGGTTGAGATCATTCCTATGCCCTACGTCACTGAGGCTAGCCGAGTTAATGTCATCCTTCCACTAACTGCCCCAGAACGGGACTATGCTGCACGCTTTCTAGAGGTCTATGCTGCAGCAGCCTTTGAAAATGCTGAGAATGCCGTGCTCACCTTCCTTTTCATCTACGATCCCTTTGAGGCTCAGCAGGTGTCTCAGAATGATGTCTTTGGGGCAGTGAAAGCACGAATTGCAGAATATGAACGACGGTATACTCAAGTGAAGATCCCTTGGATCAGTGTCAAGACAGATGCACCTTCCCAGATTAAGGTTATGGACATCATCTCCAAGAAGCACCCTGTAGACACGCTCTTCTTTGTGGCTGGTGTAAGCACGGAGGTCACAACAGAGTTCCTCAACCGCTGCCGCATGAACACCATCAATAGCTGGCAGGTCTTCTTCCCCATCCACTTTCAGGGTTACAATCCCACTATTGCTTTCCACAATCAACCCTCACCTCTTTCTAGCCTGGATCTGGTACGTGATGCTGGCCACTTTGACCGTGATGCTTTCAATGAAGCTTGCTTCTACAATGCGGACTACATGGCAGCCCGCACACGCATGGCATCTGACGTGCAGGACAATGAGGATATCTTGGAGACCGTGGACATCTATGACCTGTTTGTCAAGTATTCTAACTTGCACGTCTTCCGTGCTGTAGAACCTGCCCTCCTCCAGCAGTACAGGCCACACAGTTGCAACCCCCGGCTTAGTGAGGAGCAGTATCACCGTTGTGTGCAGAGCAGCTTGGAGGGCCTGGGTTCCCGTGCCCAGCTGGCCATGGTGCTGTTTGAGCAGGAACAAGGCAATAGCACGTGA